From Vanacampus margaritifer isolate UIUO_Vmar chromosome 8, RoL_Vmar_1.0, whole genome shotgun sequence, a single genomic window includes:
- the cast gene encoding calpastatin isoform X13 yields MGQILSWIRGPRETSTLQDVAVEEQSQPSKATPKPAAQVSTLTPSQFETSPVSTIKSSTAATGTAATTAAAAANVAMSTSKGSPKDTAKVQVEVRPKTETIGAKETPAVDPFDALASILPPVDPLTPKQPIFTGPEVKEHDVTSEKASKCGEREDTLPPNYRFRNMAPLPADATPKDVPKPLSTDEALESLSAGFMTSTVPTAPKMQEKKDNAAALSTAPCYVAPPFVKKVDVPAPDPSVAFRPPADKKAKMEVDNFSLEALIPPAQFKKTVCVAPPPAEKQTQVEKASSDFSLKADLDTRPKTDEVSGLSLPTFIEPRWTPANKNLTKSGGSMSMGALSALGDMLAAPERKPEPKLRPEDLVSEKKHKEEDAVRVGERDDSIAPDYRFNKEQLKKLPAPKPQPTLNTNEALDLLSGDLLTSSAVPAQKAEVPAFAPTVSVCPAPPKPSQGSSLPLDALSALSDTLPANVPKPEPPKLRPADIVSEKKHKEKEAARVGEKEDSIAPEYRFNEDELKKLPAPKPQPTLNTNEALDLLSGDLTSSSVAPAKTPKMLSAQDVLTSTKSSGVHASLPPSTKKTPQLSDCPPVLAPQRKAKTDEGDYMSLDALGALGDTLAAPEPSPEPPKLRPEDIVTEDEHKEEDAVRVGERESSIAPEYRFNKEQLKKLPAPKPQPKMNTNEALDLLSGEFLTSSAAPAVQAPMISSSAASTQSSADFALDALAGDFVSSSAAPTVKSAAYAPTETAKQLSLGADNALDALSETLITEITPAPQPVPVPAKDLVKEKKAVEERLIKMGERDDTLPPEYRPTEEDLKKMAEAKANADTKPKTSMDDKTALDLLSSDFNTSVASSDAAATKLTPPVLDSETLKPMPRPVLDTLAGTLLPDDPAFKAKAATAKSKSKSKSKSKKQHASEPPADNQLPGQQSSDIVATSTQQGRKN; encoded by the exons TCGCAGCCCAGCAAGGCCACGCCCAAACCAGCAGCTCAGGTCTCCACTCTGACGCCTTCTCAGTTTGAG ACGTCACCTGTCTCCACTATAAAGTCTTCTACTGCTGCCACTGGAACAGCAGCaaccacagcagcagcagcagctaatGTTGCCATGTCGACATCTAAAGGCTCGCCAAAAGACACAGCCAAG GTGCAAGTGGAAGTACGTCCCAAAACAGAAACAATTGGGGCCAAGGAG ACACCTGCAGTAGATCCATTTGACGCCTTGGCCAGTATACTGCCACCAGTCGATCCACTCACCCCGAAACAACCAATATTCACTGGGCCTGAGGTCAAAGAG CACGATGTCACGTCCGAGAAGGCTTCAAAGTGTGGAGAAAGAGAAGACACGCTGCCTCCAAATTACAGATTTAGAAATATG GCTCCGCTTCCTGCAGATGCCACACCTAAGGATGTTCCT AAACCACTCAGCACAGACGAGGCCCTGGAATCCCTTTCGGCAGGTTTCATGACATCAACTGTTCCAACTGCACCTAAAATGCAAGAG AAAAAAGACAATGCTGCTGCCTTATCTACTGCCCCATGTTATGTTGCACCACCATTTGTGAAG AAAGTTGACGTCCCTGCGCCTGATCCTTCTGTAGCATTTCGACCTCCAGCTGATAAGAAAGCCAAGATGGAAGTTGATAACTTCTCATTGGAAGCTTTAATTCCCCCTGCCCAATTCAAG AAAACTGTGTGTGTGGCTCCGCCCCCTGCTGAAAAACAAACTCAGGTGGAAAAGGCCTCTTCTGATTTTTCTCTGAAAGCTGACCTGGATACAAGGCCCAAGACGGATGAGGTTAGTGGCCTTTCACTCCCGACTTTTATTGAGCCACGATGGACACCAGCaaacaaaaatctcacaaaaagt ggTGGTTCCATGTCTATGGGTGCTCTCAGTGCTCTTGGTGACATGTTGGCAGCACCGGAACGCAAACCAGAACCCAAACTGAGACCTGAGGATCTTGTTTCG gagaaaaaacacaaggaGGAAGATGCTGTACGTGTAGGAGAGAGGGACGACTCAATTGCACCAGATTACAGGTTCAATAAGGAGCAACTCAAGAAACTGCCTGCTCCCAAACCTCAG CCCACCTTGAACACTAATGAGGCCCTGGACCTTCTGTCCGGAGACCTTTTGACCTCCTCAGCTGTTCCTGCACAG AAAGCTGAAGTCCCTGCATTTGCTCCAACTGTCTCTGTGTGTCCTGCTCCACCCAAACCTTCTCAG GGCAGCTCCTTGCCTCTGGATGCACTCAGTGCTCTTAGTGACACTCTACCAGCGAATGTACCAAAACCTGAACCCCCCAAGCTCAGACCTGCAGATATTGTCTCT gagaaaaaacacaaggaGAAAGAGGCTGCCCGTGTAGGAGAGAAGGAGGACTCGATTGCACCAGAGTACAGGTTCAATGAGGATGAACTTAAAAAATTACCTGCTCCTAAACCTCAG CCCACCTTGAATACTAACGAGGCGTTAGATCTTTTGTCTGGAGACTTGACAAGCTCCTCAGTTGCCCCAGCAAAG ACCCCAAAAATGTTATCCGCTCAAGATGTTTTGACTTCAACCAAATCATCTGGTGTTCACGCATCTCTTCCTCCTTCCACCAAAAAGACACCCCAG CTATCAGACTGTCCTCCAGTGTTAGCGCCACAAAGAAAGGCCAAGACTGATGAG GGCGACTACATGTCTCTGGATGCTCTCGGTGCTCTTGGTGACACGTTGGCAGCACCAGAACCATCACCAGAACCCCCTAAACTTAGACCAGAGGATATTGTTACA GAGGATGAACACAAGGAGGAAGACGCCGTGCGTGTCGGAGAGAGGGAATCCTCAATTGCGCCAGAGTACAGGTTCAATAAGGAGCAGCTCAAGAAACTGCCTGCTCCCAAACCTCAG CCCAAGATGAATACCAATGAGGCCCTTGACCTTCTATCTGGAGAATTCTTGACCTCCTCTGCTGCTCCTGCTGTCCAGGCTCCCATGATCTCCTCCTCTGCTGCTTCTACGCAA TCCTCTGCAGACTTTGCTCTGGATGCCTTAGCAGGAGACTTTGTTTCATCGTCTGCTGCCCCCACAGTGAAATCTGCTGCTTATGCCCCCACAGAAACTGCCAAacag CTTTCATTAGGAGCAGACAATGCTCTGGATGCTTTATCAGAAACTCTGATCACAGAAATCACCCCCGCCCCTCAGCCAGTCCCCGTTCCTGCCAAAGACCTTGTcaag GAGAAGAAGGCTGTTGAGGAGAGGCTCATTAAAATGGGCGAGAGAGACGACACTCTTCCACCAGAGTACAGACCCACTGAGGAGGATCTTAAG aAAATGGCCGAAGCTAAGGCTAACGCGGACACCAAACCAAAGACG TCTATGGACGACAAGACGGCTTTGGACTTGCTGTCCAGTGATTTTAACACATCGGTCGCATCGTCCGACGCGGCCGCCACAAAGCTGACACCTCCTGTGCTCGACTCGGAGACCCTCAAG CCCATGCCCCGTCCTGTTCTGGACACACTGGCTGGCACCCTCCTTCCCGATGACCCAGCATTCAAGGCTAAGGCAGCCACAGCCaag AGCAAGAGcaagtcaaagtcaaagtcTAAA AAGCAGCATGCATCAGAGCCTCCCGCCGACAATCAACTCCCTGGCCAACAAAGCTCTGACATCGTAGCAACATCCACGCAGCAGGGCAGGAAGAACTAA
- the cast gene encoding calpastatin isoform X4 — protein MGQILSWIRGPRETSTLQDVAVEEQSQPSKATPKPAAQVSTLTPSQFEKASSGSAMASKPGGVTTKGGTAGSTFIRTAGQGVPKAKTETNTNPTVIDMSSAGSTVVNMTLSGTKGSPKMMSKTSPVSTIKSSTAATGTAATTAAAAANVAMSTSKGSPKDTAKVQVEVRPKTETIGAKETPAVDPFDALASILPPVDPLTPKQPIFTGPEVKEHDVTSEKASKCGEREDTLPPNYRFRNMAPLPADATPKDVPKPLSTDEALESLSAGFMTSTVPTAPKMQEKKDNAAALSTAPCYVAPPFVKKVDVPAPDPSVAFRPPADKKAKMEVDNFSLEALIPPAQFKKTVCVAPPPAEKQTQVEKASSDFSLKADLDTRPKTDEVSGLSLPTFIEPRWTPANKNLTKSGGSMSMGALSALGDMLAAPERKPEPKLRPEDLVSEKKHKEEDAVRVGERDDSIAPDYRFNKEQLKKLPAPKPQPTLNTNEALDLLSGDLLTSSAVPAQKAEVPAFAPTVSVCPAPPKPSQGSSLPLDALSALSDTLPANVPKPEPPKLRPADIVSEKKHKEKEAARVGEKEDSIAPEYRFNEDELKKLPAPKPQPTLNTNEALDLLSGDLTSSSVAPAKTPKMLSAQDVLTSTKSSGVHASLPPSTKKTPQLSDCPPVLAPQRKAKTDEGDYMSLDALGALGDTLAAPEPSPEPPKLRPEDIVTEDEHKEEDAVRVGERESSIAPEYRFNKEQLKKLPAPKPQPKMNTNEALDLLSGEFLTSSAAPAVQAPMISSSAASTQSSADFALDALAGDFVSSSAAPTVKSAAYAPTETAKQLSLGADNALDALSETLITEITPAPQPVPVPAKDLVKEKKAVEERLIKMGERDDTLPPEYRPTEEDLKKMAEAKANADTKPKTSMDDKTALDLLSSDFNTSVASSDAAATKLTPPVLDSETLKPMPRPVLDTLAGTLLPDDPAFKAKAATAKKQHASEPPADNQLPGQQSSDIVATSTQQGRKN, from the exons TCGCAGCCCAGCAAGGCCACGCCCAAACCAGCAGCTCAGGTCTCCACTCTGACGCCTTCTCAGTTTGAG AAGGCATCATCAGGATCCGCCATGGCTTCAAAGCCTGGGGGAGTTACTACAAAAGGTGGCACTGCCGGAAGTACTTTCATCAGGACAGCGGGACAGGGGGTTCCTAAAGCTAAAACTGAG ACTAACACCAATCCCACTGTTATTGACATGTCGTCTGCTGGGTCAACTGTTGTCAACATGACATTGTCTGGGACGAAGGGCAGTCCCAAAATGATGTCGAAG ACGTCACCTGTCTCCACTATAAAGTCTTCTACTGCTGCCACTGGAACAGCAGCaaccacagcagcagcagcagctaatGTTGCCATGTCGACATCTAAAGGCTCGCCAAAAGACACAGCCAAG GTGCAAGTGGAAGTACGTCCCAAAACAGAAACAATTGGGGCCAAGGAG ACACCTGCAGTAGATCCATTTGACGCCTTGGCCAGTATACTGCCACCAGTCGATCCACTCACCCCGAAACAACCAATATTCACTGGGCCTGAGGTCAAAGAG CACGATGTCACGTCCGAGAAGGCTTCAAAGTGTGGAGAAAGAGAAGACACGCTGCCTCCAAATTACAGATTTAGAAATATG GCTCCGCTTCCTGCAGATGCCACACCTAAGGATGTTCCT AAACCACTCAGCACAGACGAGGCCCTGGAATCCCTTTCGGCAGGTTTCATGACATCAACTGTTCCAACTGCACCTAAAATGCAAGAG AAAAAAGACAATGCTGCTGCCTTATCTACTGCCCCATGTTATGTTGCACCACCATTTGTGAAG AAAGTTGACGTCCCTGCGCCTGATCCTTCTGTAGCATTTCGACCTCCAGCTGATAAGAAAGCCAAGATGGAAGTTGATAACTTCTCATTGGAAGCTTTAATTCCCCCTGCCCAATTCAAG AAAACTGTGTGTGTGGCTCCGCCCCCTGCTGAAAAACAAACTCAGGTGGAAAAGGCCTCTTCTGATTTTTCTCTGAAAGCTGACCTGGATACAAGGCCCAAGACGGATGAGGTTAGTGGCCTTTCACTCCCGACTTTTATTGAGCCACGATGGACACCAGCaaacaaaaatctcacaaaaagt ggTGGTTCCATGTCTATGGGTGCTCTCAGTGCTCTTGGTGACATGTTGGCAGCACCGGAACGCAAACCAGAACCCAAACTGAGACCTGAGGATCTTGTTTCG gagaaaaaacacaaggaGGAAGATGCTGTACGTGTAGGAGAGAGGGACGACTCAATTGCACCAGATTACAGGTTCAATAAGGAGCAACTCAAGAAACTGCCTGCTCCCAAACCTCAG CCCACCTTGAACACTAATGAGGCCCTGGACCTTCTGTCCGGAGACCTTTTGACCTCCTCAGCTGTTCCTGCACAG AAAGCTGAAGTCCCTGCATTTGCTCCAACTGTCTCTGTGTGTCCTGCTCCACCCAAACCTTCTCAG GGCAGCTCCTTGCCTCTGGATGCACTCAGTGCTCTTAGTGACACTCTACCAGCGAATGTACCAAAACCTGAACCCCCCAAGCTCAGACCTGCAGATATTGTCTCT gagaaaaaacacaaggaGAAAGAGGCTGCCCGTGTAGGAGAGAAGGAGGACTCGATTGCACCAGAGTACAGGTTCAATGAGGATGAACTTAAAAAATTACCTGCTCCTAAACCTCAG CCCACCTTGAATACTAACGAGGCGTTAGATCTTTTGTCTGGAGACTTGACAAGCTCCTCAGTTGCCCCAGCAAAG ACCCCAAAAATGTTATCCGCTCAAGATGTTTTGACTTCAACCAAATCATCTGGTGTTCACGCATCTCTTCCTCCTTCCACCAAAAAGACACCCCAG CTATCAGACTGTCCTCCAGTGTTAGCGCCACAAAGAAAGGCCAAGACTGATGAG GGCGACTACATGTCTCTGGATGCTCTCGGTGCTCTTGGTGACACGTTGGCAGCACCAGAACCATCACCAGAACCCCCTAAACTTAGACCAGAGGATATTGTTACA GAGGATGAACACAAGGAGGAAGACGCCGTGCGTGTCGGAGAGAGGGAATCCTCAATTGCGCCAGAGTACAGGTTCAATAAGGAGCAGCTCAAGAAACTGCCTGCTCCCAAACCTCAG CCCAAGATGAATACCAATGAGGCCCTTGACCTTCTATCTGGAGAATTCTTGACCTCCTCTGCTGCTCCTGCTGTCCAGGCTCCCATGATCTCCTCCTCTGCTGCTTCTACGCAA TCCTCTGCAGACTTTGCTCTGGATGCCTTAGCAGGAGACTTTGTTTCATCGTCTGCTGCCCCCACAGTGAAATCTGCTGCTTATGCCCCCACAGAAACTGCCAAacag CTTTCATTAGGAGCAGACAATGCTCTGGATGCTTTATCAGAAACTCTGATCACAGAAATCACCCCCGCCCCTCAGCCAGTCCCCGTTCCTGCCAAAGACCTTGTcaag GAGAAGAAGGCTGTTGAGGAGAGGCTCATTAAAATGGGCGAGAGAGACGACACTCTTCCACCAGAGTACAGACCCACTGAGGAGGATCTTAAG aAAATGGCCGAAGCTAAGGCTAACGCGGACACCAAACCAAAGACG TCTATGGACGACAAGACGGCTTTGGACTTGCTGTCCAGTGATTTTAACACATCGGTCGCATCGTCCGACGCGGCCGCCACAAAGCTGACACCTCCTGTGCTCGACTCGGAGACCCTCAAG CCCATGCCCCGTCCTGTTCTGGACACACTGGCTGGCACCCTCCTTCCCGATGACCCAGCATTCAAGGCTAAGGCAGCCACAGCCaag AAGCAGCATGCATCAGAGCCTCCCGCCGACAATCAACTCCCTGGCCAACAAAGCTCTGACATCGTAGCAACATCCACGCAGCAGGGCAGGAAGAACTAA
- the cast gene encoding calpastatin isoform X19 has protein sequence MAYAAYYNSLSQPSKATPKPAAQVSTLTPSQFEVQVEVRPKTETIGAKETPAVDPFDALASILPPVDPLTPKQPIFTGPEVKEHDVTSEKASKCGEREDTLPPNYRFRNMAPLPADATPKDVPKPLSTDEALESLSAGFMTSTVPTAPKMQEKKDNAAALSTAPCYVAPPFVKKVDVPAPDPSVAFRPPADKKAKMEVDNFSLEALIPPAQFKKTVCVAPPPAEKQTQVEKASSDFSLKADLDTRPKTDEVSGLSLPTFIEPRWTPANKNLTKSGGSMSMGALSALGDMLAAPERKPEPKLRPEDLVSEKKHKEEDAVRVGERDDSIAPDYRFNKEQLKKLPAPKPQPTLNTNEALDLLSGDLLTSSAVPAQKAEVPAFAPTVSVCPAPPKPSQGSSLPLDALSALSDTLPANVPKPEPPKLRPADIVSEKKHKEKEAARVGEKEDSIAPEYRFNEDELKKLPAPKPQPTLNTNEALDLLSGDLTSSSVAPAKTPKMLSAQDVLTSTKSSGVHASLPPSTKKTPQLSDCPPVLAPQRKAKTDEGDYMSLDALGALGDTLAAPEPSPEPPKLRPEDIVTEDEHKEEDAVRVGERESSIAPEYRFNKEQLKKLPAPKPQPKMNTNEALDLLSGEFLTSSAAPAVQAPMISSSAASTQSSADFALDALAGDFVSSSAAPTVKSAAYAPTETAKQLSLGADNALDALSETLITEITPAPQPVPVPAKDLVKEKKAVEERLIKMGERDDTLPPEYRPTEEDLKKMAEAKANADTKPKTSMDDKTALDLLSSDFNTSVASSDAAATKLTPPVLDSETLKPMPRPVLDTLAGTLLPDDPAFKAKAATAKSKSKSKSKSKKQHASEPPADNQLPGQQSSDIVATSTQQGRKN, from the exons TCGCAGCCCAGCAAGGCCACGCCCAAACCAGCAGCTCAGGTCTCCACTCTGACGCCTTCTCAGTTTGAG GTGCAAGTGGAAGTACGTCCCAAAACAGAAACAATTGGGGCCAAGGAG ACACCTGCAGTAGATCCATTTGACGCCTTGGCCAGTATACTGCCACCAGTCGATCCACTCACCCCGAAACAACCAATATTCACTGGGCCTGAGGTCAAAGAG CACGATGTCACGTCCGAGAAGGCTTCAAAGTGTGGAGAAAGAGAAGACACGCTGCCTCCAAATTACAGATTTAGAAATATG GCTCCGCTTCCTGCAGATGCCACACCTAAGGATGTTCCT AAACCACTCAGCACAGACGAGGCCCTGGAATCCCTTTCGGCAGGTTTCATGACATCAACTGTTCCAACTGCACCTAAAATGCAAGAG AAAAAAGACAATGCTGCTGCCTTATCTACTGCCCCATGTTATGTTGCACCACCATTTGTGAAG AAAGTTGACGTCCCTGCGCCTGATCCTTCTGTAGCATTTCGACCTCCAGCTGATAAGAAAGCCAAGATGGAAGTTGATAACTTCTCATTGGAAGCTTTAATTCCCCCTGCCCAATTCAAG AAAACTGTGTGTGTGGCTCCGCCCCCTGCTGAAAAACAAACTCAGGTGGAAAAGGCCTCTTCTGATTTTTCTCTGAAAGCTGACCTGGATACAAGGCCCAAGACGGATGAGGTTAGTGGCCTTTCACTCCCGACTTTTATTGAGCCACGATGGACACCAGCaaacaaaaatctcacaaaaagt ggTGGTTCCATGTCTATGGGTGCTCTCAGTGCTCTTGGTGACATGTTGGCAGCACCGGAACGCAAACCAGAACCCAAACTGAGACCTGAGGATCTTGTTTCG gagaaaaaacacaaggaGGAAGATGCTGTACGTGTAGGAGAGAGGGACGACTCAATTGCACCAGATTACAGGTTCAATAAGGAGCAACTCAAGAAACTGCCTGCTCCCAAACCTCAG CCCACCTTGAACACTAATGAGGCCCTGGACCTTCTGTCCGGAGACCTTTTGACCTCCTCAGCTGTTCCTGCACAG AAAGCTGAAGTCCCTGCATTTGCTCCAACTGTCTCTGTGTGTCCTGCTCCACCCAAACCTTCTCAG GGCAGCTCCTTGCCTCTGGATGCACTCAGTGCTCTTAGTGACACTCTACCAGCGAATGTACCAAAACCTGAACCCCCCAAGCTCAGACCTGCAGATATTGTCTCT gagaaaaaacacaaggaGAAAGAGGCTGCCCGTGTAGGAGAGAAGGAGGACTCGATTGCACCAGAGTACAGGTTCAATGAGGATGAACTTAAAAAATTACCTGCTCCTAAACCTCAG CCCACCTTGAATACTAACGAGGCGTTAGATCTTTTGTCTGGAGACTTGACAAGCTCCTCAGTTGCCCCAGCAAAG ACCCCAAAAATGTTATCCGCTCAAGATGTTTTGACTTCAACCAAATCATCTGGTGTTCACGCATCTCTTCCTCCTTCCACCAAAAAGACACCCCAG CTATCAGACTGTCCTCCAGTGTTAGCGCCACAAAGAAAGGCCAAGACTGATGAG GGCGACTACATGTCTCTGGATGCTCTCGGTGCTCTTGGTGACACGTTGGCAGCACCAGAACCATCACCAGAACCCCCTAAACTTAGACCAGAGGATATTGTTACA GAGGATGAACACAAGGAGGAAGACGCCGTGCGTGTCGGAGAGAGGGAATCCTCAATTGCGCCAGAGTACAGGTTCAATAAGGAGCAGCTCAAGAAACTGCCTGCTCCCAAACCTCAG CCCAAGATGAATACCAATGAGGCCCTTGACCTTCTATCTGGAGAATTCTTGACCTCCTCTGCTGCTCCTGCTGTCCAGGCTCCCATGATCTCCTCCTCTGCTGCTTCTACGCAA TCCTCTGCAGACTTTGCTCTGGATGCCTTAGCAGGAGACTTTGTTTCATCGTCTGCTGCCCCCACAGTGAAATCTGCTGCTTATGCCCCCACAGAAACTGCCAAacag CTTTCATTAGGAGCAGACAATGCTCTGGATGCTTTATCAGAAACTCTGATCACAGAAATCACCCCCGCCCCTCAGCCAGTCCCCGTTCCTGCCAAAGACCTTGTcaag GAGAAGAAGGCTGTTGAGGAGAGGCTCATTAAAATGGGCGAGAGAGACGACACTCTTCCACCAGAGTACAGACCCACTGAGGAGGATCTTAAG aAAATGGCCGAAGCTAAGGCTAACGCGGACACCAAACCAAAGACG TCTATGGACGACAAGACGGCTTTGGACTTGCTGTCCAGTGATTTTAACACATCGGTCGCATCGTCCGACGCGGCCGCCACAAAGCTGACACCTCCTGTGCTCGACTCGGAGACCCTCAAG CCCATGCCCCGTCCTGTTCTGGACACACTGGCTGGCACCCTCCTTCCCGATGACCCAGCATTCAAGGCTAAGGCAGCCACAGCCaag AGCAAGAGcaagtcaaagtcaaagtcTAAA AAGCAGCATGCATCAGAGCCTCCCGCCGACAATCAACTCCCTGGCCAACAAAGCTCTGACATCGTAGCAACATCCACGCAGCAGGGCAGGAAGAACTAA